The Tripterygium wilfordii isolate XIE 37 chromosome 18, ASM1340144v1, whole genome shotgun sequence nucleotide sequence ATTTATCTGCTGATCCCTGAAAGACGACATTGTTTTCCTTCGAAAGATCATGACCATCTTGGCTGAGTTGAGAAGCAACAAACTTGTCAAGAACTCTCCAATCCGTCACTTGATCCGCTCCTCCTCGCTCATTACCAAACACAGATTGCAAGTTTTGTTGCATATGCTCTTCTTCTGTGAGTGATATTGAGGATTGTACATTACTTACCTTCTGGTTCATATCCAGTTCTCCATAATTATATGCAGCCATAGAAATATTGGAGGTTAATGTGGCAGTACTCGTACTTGGTGGATGAAGCAATTTAGGGTTCTCTAGGAGTGGGAGCTGGAGGAAGTGATCATGGTGAGGAACTTGGTACTGGAAATATTGTTGATGATCAAGCTCTTCTTTGCAGGGGTAATTATTAGGAAGGTGGTGGTAAGCAGCCATATTTGGGTGAGGGTTTTGTTTTGGTGGTGAAGAATCTAAATCTGGCATTAATGATCCTTGATCATCATACCAACAAGGGGATTCATGTTCACTGATCACTTTTCTTATAGTTGTTATTCTCTTCTTGAATGCCCTACACACCACCCAACCTTCTTCCTGCTCCAAGTCAAAGCAAAATTTCAATAAATCTATCATTTTTTATGGTAAATCTGATTgtttattaatgaaaaataatattcatagtaaggagaaaaacaaagaaaacaatatcAGACTAACAACCTCAATGCACAAAGAGTCAGCGGAAGGCCCTGGGTAAACGGAGTAAACGCATATTTCTCCCAAATAGAAGCCAAGACTTTCAATTTTGGCATCTTTAAATGTCCCTTTGAAGGGATCATTCTTGAATGGTTTTACAAAATTTGGTCTTTTGAAATCATTTTTTAATGAAAGGTGCTATagaggctaaactaacaagtgagATATCTAAGAAGAATATAGGTGAGAATATATTTATACTTGCCTGTGGAGTTCCATTTTCATCTGTTTCTAGGCGATACTCATGCATAATCCAGTCAGATTTCAGTCCATTTGGTGCTCGACCTTTATAAAAGACTAAGGTCTTCCTCATCCCAATCAACTCATGCTTAGAGTAAATGGGCTTGTCTCTACCTGTTGCCTTCCAAAATCCAGCCGCGGTTGCTCTATTTGTGCGAGTTCCAGTTGgatattttttgtctttatggCTAAAAAAGTACCATTCATTTTGCTCTTCTGACCCTATTCTGCAAATCTCTgttcacaaaataaaaaaataagtgtATGCTGATCTAATTAATCAATCTTATAATTTGAATAATGGGTTCACTCTATTTAATTGAAAGGATAATGTGTGTAGTGTCTATATATCACCTTGAAGGTCCCATGGCTCGATTTTGTAAAGATCAACATCTCTAATGACATCTAGGTCAATTCTTCTTGAAGCAACTTTCTTCCTAAGGTAATAACCAACAAGTTCTTCATTGGTGGGATGGAACCGGAAACCAGGAGGAACATGATCAGTGAATGAATCCATAGTCTCCTGCTGCTGATTAGGTCTTCAATTCCCTGCAGTTCATCCAGTATATATACTGTATTAGCATATACACACACGTAAAGACAATTGCCTGCCATTGTTTGTTTGTAACGTTTAACGCGGCAAACTTTCGAACTCAATTGATAATGTCAAACATATGAAGCTAAAAAATACGGAAAACTCAAAATGACGAATAATTTACATGCAAATTTCACGAACAAAGATCAATTGACTAATTGCATGCAACTTTCAAGAATGAATTAACATCAATGAACATTCGATGACTCAAAAATCATGAATAATTTTAGTTAACATGCAAGCGAAACTTCCCTAATTTTTGTTCCTTAATCTCAGTGTCCTGCAAAAAGGTAAACTAAATTAGGGAAAATTCTTTAAAGAATGATAATTGAAATCGTTGAATAAGAATTTTAGACTGTacgttcatcaatcatcatccgCTAATATTAAGTCCAACCCATTACTTCCTATACTAAGATTTCACCAATAgtaggaaaagaaaaacacatatCAATCGTCATGTGTGATCATGGCAAAGTAGCTAGCTAGCATGTAATCATGAAATGTTCACCAAACTTGAATGGATTGTGCTTTTTCTTCCCCCTTTTCTCAAAAAACCAGCCAAGGCCTCAACTTCATGCTCGttcttttagcttttgtaaCTGATACATTATAcccaaattgaagaaaaaatattaAGTTTCACAGGTCTATAATCAAGGGGGgaaaaaacaaattaagaacGTTTAGTTTGATGATTCACAAATATCCAAAAAAGCCGAGTAGGACTCCTTAATTTGCTTCACCACCAGATAACCAAGTACACATATAGACATAATAATATGATAGATTAAAAGAGACATATGAACTCATATACCAGCAAAAAAGAATAAACCCAAAAGGACTGAAAGAGTTTTAAAAATTGCATGTGAAGAATTAGCGTTTTTTAAAGGACTGAAAGAGTTTTAAAAAATTGCCTGTgaagaattagggttttttttttctccttctgtAGCATTTTCAATTAACAAAACGCAAAGGAATCGATTGAATACTTAAAGATCATGAAGAGAGAGGGCTCACAAATCAACAGAGAGTCTTCTGGCACTCGAAATCAGCAGATCTGGATTGTGTTCAAGTAATCAcctcttttactttcttttcaAAAAGGTCATAGAAGATGGTTCTCCTAAGTCCTAACAGGATAAGACAAGAAAACATATAAACAGTTATATAAGAATATCCCCTCGGGAATTGGAACCCCGGCCCAACTTTCACGAACTGTCGAGTTGTCGGACCAGATCACGAGAAGGAGATAATACAACAAAAAGCTAAGGAAATTCGTGCTGAGCCTGAGAGAGGAATATTGGAAGAACGTCGAAGTAGCGAGGCTTCTCAATATCAAAAGCTGTGGTTATCTCTCATTGTTGGTTCAAGCTAAATTGGTGCAAAAGCTTTGGGGGAATAAAAGGTGCCGCAAAATAGTAAGTGTTTATCCTCTTCTCTACTGCCACCCCCACCTGCAACTGATAGAGACACCAAAACGGGAAAAAACACACACAGAGAACCGATCGAAGTGTCCTCAAATTGTTTGTGTAAATGCTTCTGAGAGTGTAtgtgagagggagagagagagagagagagagagagagagagaggaacaaACGGTGGAGCCAGAGAGCGAACGAACGGCACAGACCAATCACCAATTCTTAAAAGGACTCCAGAAGACCCcagaggaaaaaataaataattaagggTGATATCGGAGGTGACGTAATGGGACAGCCACCACACCAGCCAAAAAGTTACAACCTCTTTCTCTCTGTGTCTGAATGTGGGATGGTGGACCTGGGTTAGCCCGAACTCCATTCCTAGACCCTACCATTTTATTCAAGTCTTAACTGTAATAAAATCACAATGATGATGTTGGAGCTATACTACCCTATGCTCTCTTTTGCGATGAACTATCAGATTGTGGTCGATAGATATAGGTGTAGGCGTGTAGCCGCTGAATTCGCTACTCTTTTGTTGTTTATCCTAAATATATATGGTAACTAGACTGCCGATGGTTAGAGGTAATTGTAAGAACTTTGAATGATGCATGAAAGATACTGATGTGTTTCTATTGCGCCTAGATTCCAAATGAGGAGAAAATCACTCTTTGCTCATCCATAACATGTTAATTACGACTCATaacctaatatatatatgtatcctctctttttttcgtAGCCCAAAACCATATATAATATAACCTATATTTTGCTTCAAATTCCTTTTTTGTATAAAGTCATGAACAAGTATTAACATTTCACTATTGCAAATCATTTATGACGAGTTACGATTCGACTTTGCAAGTGAAGTTTACCATTTGCTGATTAACTTACAGATTGCTTAAACTTACAATGTATCGAAATCACTGTTACCCTTAGTGATCCTACATACACTCCTATAATAAAATATGGTAATCAACGTACCAGTCAGGCTCTGCTCATGACTGATACGTTTCCTTACCACTTCTAACTGTCATCATgacccagttttttttttttttttttcaatatacaTAAGTCCTTACAGCTCAGTGCATCAGTCCACTGTAACGGGGCTCAAACTCCCCGCGTTTAAACAGCTCACGGTTTCACCACTTTTAACCCCGTTCTAAGGGGTATTTTGGGCAATATGTGTCTAAGCTTCGCCCTTACAGCTTAGTCCACCGTAAACGGGGCTCACGCTCCCCGTTTAAACAGCGCACGGTTTAACCATTGTTAACCCCGTTCTAAGGGGTGGTTTGGGCAATATGTGGCTATAAATATGTGTCTAAGCTTCACAAATGGGCTTTCTTGCAGTAGGCCCAGCGAGACCGACCCATAACTTAAAGGAGAGCGATAGGCCTCCAAATAAAGAGAGCAatgtcaaatgattttgtgAACCCGGCTACACCAACAGCCGCCGCGAAGTCGGACTCGGTGGGTCCCGTTCCTCAATCTCTCTTTGTACGTTGCGGCTCGCGGTTCGGCGTGGGTTAGACTTGGCCACTATAAATTCTCGCAACTTGCAGGCTGAGCTATGCGTATGCGTGTGGGTCATAGTGGGGCGTCCACAGTGAGTCCAGTTCCATGGGCCCACTGAAACGTGCCCcacttttatattattattattattatgaattTCAGTGCCATTCAAAGTTATAAGGATGTGTTAGTCAAAAAAGTAAGGTTATAAACTTGGCCATCTGGTGGGTGGTAATATCTTTTGATAATTTCGTATATTCTTGAAACGTAAATATTACAGTATTTAACAAGTTGAGTTAAGATTGGCTTGGCTTTTGCCTGTATACATTTGAAGATTCTacccaaaaaaattttggaATTGCATTTTCTAATATGTTAAGATACTCATAAATTCCAAAATTGCAAAATGGTCTTCGTCGTGTAGGTCCTACATTATAAGTGGAAAATTTTCCGTCCTCTCGTTTAATGGTGAACCGCTGGAGTgcgtaagagcatccacagtgccCGCAGCCAATAGGGATGCAGCTTCTGTGATATACCTTGTGCCCCACTATGATTTCtccaatttttttcttaacCTTTTCCTTGCAGCTTCAGCCCAAACCCTGAAAACGCGGAGGGTCAATAGCTTTTCAGTCGGATATGGGGACCCACGTGGACAATCTCGAacttcttttgaattttgatgttAGCTTCGTAATGTAGAAGTCGAGAAATATCTAGGAAAGAAGAGTATTGTGTACCTGCCAGGAGTATAAACTACTCAAAGCTGAATACAGTGTAGGCCATATATGTGAATCTGAATATTGTACATATGTAATCGTTTTGTATAGATTATAGAGAGAGGTAGAAGAGACAATCTACCAGCTATATTGTGCCAAAAGGGATTTTTTGGGATTTTAGTATGGAGTTTATTTTGTGTGTGGTGAACCTTGTAAATTTTGGTCTTTCATTTTTTCgatttttatttttcgtttATTTTCTGTGTGTTGATAACGTTCTCAATTAACATGATTGAAATCAAAATcatttcaaaagaagaaaaaccaaaatgCAGTTTTTGGGTCCAAACAATACTTTTGTTCAAAGGTGGCAAAACCAACAAATCCTTCATACCACGTAAAGGCCAGCATCAAATGGAGCAATTGATTGCAATGCACAATCACTCGTGGTATATTAGATCAATTTTTTTACTAACAATAAGCTACAACTTTGAAAGCTCAAAGATGTTCAAAACAGGTTACAGTGCAACTTTTGCCATGTTGATATGCATGAATCTTTTTGCCTGCGAATGTATAGCCGATAGGTGCAACTTTAACGGCACAATTCAACCCGATGGCTGATAgtaataatttttctttaattatctATTCTACTagtctattttcatttttcttttcacaaaaaaaatataaagtatgcttaattaaattaaattattgcaaaaaaaaatattagttaGTATAATTGCATTTAGGTTTTTATGTCGTATTCAGAATAATTATGTCAATTATAGCTGTAATAATATGAATGAGAAATGAGAACAAATAAAGGATTAAAAGAGTGGAAGTTGACATGATGAGGATGACATTAATCTTCTAGAGAAATTACCTAATGTTTGTGATGTTATGATGTCATTCTGCAAAGCTTTGCCATGCATTTAATTTTCTTCCTGGGAGTAACTTTTGCAGATGGTTTTTTGTGCTTAATTTACTAGATTAGATTTGTAATCGGCagcattaaaaagaaaaaagaaaaaagaaaaagaaagcctcTCAAGAATCGAGACGGGAGCCACCTCTGGGCAAGGACTTGTGCCAATGGAAATGAAACTGCTGGACAGAAAAGCCCATGGGCTGGTTTGAACAAATTCTTAACGAGCGTAGCCTTTTATTAGACGTGGAGGTCCTTGTGAAGCCAAACCCTTCAAACCATGTAAAGCCCATGATCAAACGGAGGCCCATTTCATGCAAGTTCTTCCGCAGATGCAATGTCTGCTGTTGATTTTGTGGCGTACGTGCTTGTTAATGGTATGGACCTTGATGTTACAGCCTACGATGCTCTTATTAAGAAAATGGTGCGGTCTGGACAACCTGAACTGGCCGAGGAGTTCTACTATGATAGCATTGTTGGCAGAAGTATCGATGTTGATCCAGAAATCTTTAATTCTTTGATGATTTCTTGGTGTGAATTAGGTAAAGTAGGATAGATTAATGTGACAGAAACCAACATTTTTATTTGAGCATgtgaaataatttaaataataaataggtAGACAACCAACTTATTAAACTGATTGGATCACTAGCGGCAGTAATCAAAGACCAGACCTGAATGGTACACCAGTTTTTGGTAGCCACGACTGCCCAGCTATGAGATTGGCCACTGTGAACCTCGATGCTTCGTTCGTACTATTTATAACGTGATAGCCCGGCCACCTCACTCTGCCTCCAGTTGAAGACCCTGGACCAGTATTCTTATACTCTCCATAGTACAAAGTATTTAGAGCAAAATTACCATCCCATTCTAGCCAGCCAGCAGGATCAACTAACGAATCAAGATAACTTTCCACAAAAGCTGTTTGAGAGTATTGCTTCCATGGCCTTCCCAAGTAAGTTTTGAACGAACCAAGAACTGGTTTAAGGTCTGATGCAGCCAAAATACGAGATTCAAGGATTGAAATGCCCGTGTTTTGATTTGGGTCTGTCCTGCCTTGGGCTGTAATTGTGTTCTTTTGCTTGTTCAAAGGCCTTCTTGCGTAGATAATGCAGTTTTGGAGAACAGCTGCTGCGTTTCCAAAAATCATGTCTACAGTTCCATAGATGTGGCAATCTTTGTAGAATTGGCGCTGTGAGAAGACGTAGAGGGTGTCTTGGTATCCTTCAAAGCCACAGCGAAAGAAGGCAGAGAAGTCCGAGCCAGAACGCATGGCGACGGCCTGGTGGTTTTGGGGACCTGCTGTGTTGCGAAATGTGATGCCAATGGCAATGAATCCTTCTCCTGTTATACCTGAAAGTATAATATATTTAATCATGAATGAATATTTGATTTACTGATGATCATTCAGAATACATTTACAAATggattaaaattaaatctagtcTCACCAGCAGTTGCAGAACTGTAAGTTGTGTAACCTTCCCCAACACTTCTGCTACTAGTgatgatagtatttttcatgcCATCACCAACCAGCACAATATTGTTATTATTGATCCCAACTTCAATGTTCTCTCTATAGACACCTCTCTT carries:
- the LOC119983961 gene encoding NAC domain-containing protein 26-like; amino-acid sequence: MDSFTDHVPPGFRFHPTNEELVGYYLRKKVASRRIDLDVIRDVDLYKIEPWDLQEICRIGSEEQNEWYFFSHKDKKYPTGTRTNRATAAGFWKATGRDKPIYSKHELIGMRKTLVFYKGRAPNGLKSDWIMHEYRLETDENGTPQEEGWVVCRAFKKRITTIRKVISEHESPCWYDDQGSLMPDLDSSPPKQNPHPNMAAYHHLPNNYPCKEELDHQQYFQYQVPHHDHFLQLPLLENPKLLHPPSTSTATLTSNISMAAYNYGELDMNQKVSNVQSSISLTEEEHMQQNLQSVFGNERGGADQVTDWRVLDKFVASQLSQDGHDLSKENNVVFQGSADKCSC
- the LOC119984759 gene encoding pectinesterase-like — its product is MASKRELLAIFFISFSSIFFSIAASEVNESNITWWCNKTPHPEPCKHFITKSHKHLGINDLSEFRSTIIGVAMERAIAAKEHVKRREPDIQNERQRVAWNDCLKLYGITVLQLNHTLQGLNDTSCTDFDAQTWLSTALTNIKTCRTGFLELNVSRLIRPMMASNLSKLISNSLASNGVFLGVKNNTITSSARSYPSWLSGHGRKLLQSPPLASSSNLVVAKDGSGQFRTIQAAIDTAAKRSGNGRFIIYVKRGVYRENIEVGINNNNIVLVGDGMKNTIITSSRSVGEGYTTYSSATAGITGEGFIAIGITFRNTAGPQNHQAVAMRSGSDFSAFFRCGFEGYQDTLYVFSQRQFYKDCHIYGTVDMIFGNAAAVLQNCIIYARRPLNKQKNTITAQGRTDPNQNTGISILESRILAASDLKPVLGSFKTYLGRPWKQYSQTAFVESYLDSLVDPAGWLEWDGNFALNTLYYGEYKNTGPGSSTGGRVRWPGYHVINSTNEASRFTVANLIAGQSWLPKTGVPFRSGL